TCCCGTGACCTGATTTACATATCAATCGTTTCGgtagccaatcagaatacaGACTTGGTGAGCCATTCCgttattataataattgatTGACAGCCCACAGCTGCGAAACTACATATAGAAGAATTGATGCTTTGATCACATTGTTTACGTTGGATCACCGTTAATTACTTTAGGTCCTTCTCACTAAACTTTTATTCTCGGAGACATTTGGAGACAAGTTAGCACCTCTTTGCTTACCATACACATACTTTATGTGGAAAGGTAGCACTTTACACCAAAAGGAAGGTTATAAGCTAGAAGAGCTGAAAATTCTTCCCAACCACAGAGCTCGACACCTAGCCGGTTGCAGCAAGTCATCACACAAAGTGCGTCTACATTTGTTCCTTCTCTTGACGCAATGGTTTCACTGAGAAAGAACAATGTAATTTCAATTGTTAAACACCTTCTCTAAACTTTCATACGTAAAAAATAAATTAGATGGTGTTATTATATTCCCGCTTTGTGAATTTCTGTTCATACACGTGCAGTTCCCGCGCGAAAGACGCGAGTGTGAAGACATGTTTTTGGCATCGAGCCAACTAAGGCGTGTTTTAGCAACACGCCCACTTTTCAGAGTTTCTGTCATTTACCAACGGCGAAAATAAACTTCTCGTAACTGAATCTACGTTCAGTGGTCATTGACTCATCTGAATGCGTAGATTCTGCGCAAAATCTCAAAATTTAATCGATGATAAGGAATCTATTTTTCCGACTCGGCACAAGTGCGCAACGGtggcaattttttttgtaaacaggAAGCTGTGGTTTGGAAAAGCGCCCggtattatatttaaattttagGTAGTGAATGAAGCATACCGGTCACTTTAAACAGTGTCGAGATTTAGAAAGTGGAATAAGTTACGACAGGAGCGTACAGGTGTCACAGAGTGCGTGTATTGTACGAGACAGGTATTCTTTTACCGCACTCAATAATTACGTATATGGACATGTCCCAACACGTAATTTCACGAACAGCAGTGTAAACTCTGATGTGTAAAGAGCTTTACAAATGAGACCCCATTGATTTGGGAGATTTAAAGTCTGGCGACGCAGGTAAATAAAACTTTGCAATCATAACGACGCGTGATAGGATTGGCTTGCCTGAATGTACTTTAAGGAGCCATACTTATTTGAGAAACTATCAGGCAATATTCTGAAAAAGTTGACAATAGCCTCCTGTGTTGTAGTGGAAATTATGTGAAAGAATTTGACCTTCAACCTCTATTTTCAATCATCTTAAAGGCCCACAGTAGTAGGCCCGCACCTGCATTAGGCCCTATATCTTTCGAAACAAAATCACGTGAGTACGGTAGAGCTTACTTGTATTTGTATCATCTCCGTGTTCGAGAATGGAATTACAAAATAACACAGGAATGCATTCAAAAGACGTAAACAAATTAAataccacagtccctctatcacgtggTCATATAGGCCTGAATAAACGCACGGACTCTTAATAGTGCTGCCGATATTACACGAGTTGGCTTATAGGCCTGTGATGTAATTACGACTTAGTTGTAGTGGTTGGAGCTGTATTTACCAATCAACAAGTAACATACATTGAGCTGTAACCAAGCttacatttcattataattatgtactgtTTATTTTTGCATTGCTATATGATATTCAAGTCAGTATAATTTTTTATCTAAAGTTTTGAAAACCTTTTATAGTTTTCATAATTTCGCATCTGTAGGGTAAAATCACATACATGTGATTTAACTTCTCACAAACATAAATGTGTTATTGTAGCTTAAGGGCACCCGTAACTGGAAAGCTTGTGCAATATTCAGTATTACCAACTCCCAATAGAACACTCGAACagttatatacaaaatgtataccgGGATCTTCATGCTAGGTATTACCAAGAACACAAGCTTGCATGTAGACCTTAGAACGCTGTTACTGGGTCTTTCCAAGAAACTTGGCATATTTCTGTCTATTGCTCTACGGAATCACTGAcgatttttaaaataaaatcaatttaacCCAGCATTCAGCAGTTTAACcactttctttaaaaaaaaaataataatcagaTGTTAACCGAATACCTCCCGTAAGAGACGGTTTTCAATTGTTCAAATTGCACAAGATTAGCAAAATGAAGATTTTACTCTGGTATTATAGGTGAATCGTCCATAGGGAGTACAGTGGAGGGACGTGCAAATAGTATTTATAAATATCGGACTAAAgtatcaattacatgtacagaaatatgaaatgttcTGTAGTTTCAAATAATTGATGATAGCGTGTTAGTTGTGTTATTACCTGAGCAGGCCATTTTTTTGCGGTTACTATTACAAAAAGAAATACTTGCAAGTAAGCAATAATGCAGCGCCCTCTCGAGGCGACAAAGGGTAACGTGAAAGCTGAATCTAAATTGCTAGTATAATAGTAATTATaacttataataattataacttATAATAGTAATTATAACTTCTCATTAATATAGCGCAGTGTGTTTACCGAAACAGTCAAGTATGCATACTTACTTATCATGATCTATGTGCTAAGTTACGTGTAATTTCAATATATTGCTCAATTATCAAAcccattatttatgcaaatgattcattaatatgcatattttcTTTACTAAAATTTAATCACTTCTTGTAATCACCATAACATGTATGTGTGGCAATTATCATAAGCATTGGAGCAACGGTTTTTGAAATATCGTGTTTACAGACACATGTGTAGTCAACGAAACTGTTCTCGCAAAGGCTGCATTTTTTCAGTGGGCGGCCGGGTAACTTTTTTCGATCGGTAGCGGGAGGGGGGCAAACAAGGGAGAATTGCAGTGGGGAAGGCCTGATTTAGATACAGTGGGAGTGGGGAAAACATGGTGTTGTGGGGAAGGGGTGCACATTGCGTACGTCAAACTGAATTATTGGTATAGTGGAAAGCACGAACGTTTTCCTGGTGGGAGTGGATAAATAATTCACAATATTGGATGGGTAGTGGGTTGGCGGGCAAGTTGAAGTTGAAACCCAGCGAGAGGTTGGGATGACAGATATCCTTCATCATCAGTGGGAGGGTACATAGGAACATGCAGCTAAACACCTTCACCACAATTTTTCTTGGGGGCGTTTCTATTAAAAACTTACATTATTTTTGTCTGAAATAAGATATACTCTCAAATGCTATATTTTCAAGGGATTTTATTTTCTAGAAACTAAATGTTTTTCATGGACCTAATTTTCACTGATTTAGGAAGGTGTACATGGTATCTATGAATAAAAACTTTTAAGTATTTTAAAGGGATTTTATTTTAGTGGAACACCACACCAACGAAAAAggtgaaaataaaattccaagTGAAAATTTAGCATTTTACGCACAAACCACAAATCTACAAAGACAGATCAGATAACGAGAGTAGCCCAATTGCATCGATGCATACATCAATATTATCTTACTTGATAGTGTGGTGGCGTCCTCCAAGTATACACGGTATCTCAAACTAGTCTAGCTCGTTCTCGTCAGTCCAATGCCAGTACTCATCAGTACTAACCACCCAACCACCCAACTAACTTGAACCTACCATGTTTGGCGCCAAAAGCGACAAAGACATTGATTAACTCAATATAACATCCAGCACTTCAATTTGTTCAAGTGGAAATGGAATTAAATAAACCCGTATATATTCACTTATTTCACATATTCCTTTGCCGGGATTGCAATCTCCATATTGTATGTTGTCGCATGAGGGCGGCCTATGAGAAAGAGACGTGGTACATCTAATTCATGAAAGTCCGTTTATAAATATCTTACAGTATAAATACaagaaaatcacaacctgtgtATTAAAGTCATACAAGAACATTAATGGTCCCATACATACATCGTAGAGGAAAGGCCGCGTACCACCTGACTGTGATCTtatgaaaattaatgtttttaaatgtgATATCCATGCAGTGAATTTATCCATCAACACCACCGAATGTAGCGTGCTTGGGGCGTTAACCAGACCCCGCGGAAccaaaattgattttcaaaaataaatccAGTCATGAAAACTCATATGAAGCTTGTAAGTTCTGAATACGGAAGGGGTTGTAAAGAAATCGATATGTAccttgaacaaaagaataaccATCTCAGACCAGTAAAAAGTTAGTGGGCTGagattacatgtaatagaaaCGGAAAATTTGAATTTCTCAATATTCATGTCAACACCAGCATGTCATACATTCAAATACAAGTCTGGCGATTCAATCCTACACATGTTGATTCATATATCacgtggtagtagtagtagtattagtagtagtagtagtagtagtagtagagtatgtgtgtgtgtgtgtgtgtgtgtgtgtgtgtgatggggaggggtaggtaggtaagatatgtgtacatatgtctgtatgtctgactatgtatgtatgtatgtatgtatgtatgtatgtatgtatgtgtgtatgtatgtatgtatgtatgtatgtatgtatgtatgcatgtatgtatgtatgtacgcatgtatgtatgtatgtatgtatgtatgtatgtatgtatgtatgtatgtatgtatgcatgcccagccggagtacaagtatgtatgcgtgtatgtatgtatgtatgtatgtatgtatgtatgtatgtatgtatgtatgtatgtatgtatgtatgcgtgtatgtacgtacatacatatgtatgtatgtatatgaaatatagtatacatatactGTAGTAGAGAATGATATGTAGTCACATatagcttgtatcaaatcacactACATtcacaaaataacatttatatggAATCTTAATATACATAGTGAtttattaatttaattaattatctgtaaaatacaaaacataaggTGCAGTACTTTTAAGTCATTGAAATCATGGGTTTTAACTCTCAGCATATACAGATGCAGTTCATTTTTCAATTGGCAAGACTTCTTGTTTGATAACGTTTTGTGCAGTAAGAATTTAAAACCAAAAATTCATAGACAATAGATTTAAGGACAGTGTCTAGATCTGGTCAAAGTGTCATTAAAATTATtctttatttacaatttcagTGACAGTTCCTTCAAATTCTCTGTTGAAGTCatcattttacattatttaatatcaatattggtAATAGGCCTCAATAATTCATTTGATATCGATTGACTTGAGATGAGTCAACTCTTGCCTAGAAAATTTGTAATTCAATTATTACTAACACCTTGAtgttttttccaacaaaacCCTGTGCTACTAACAAACCCTTTCGGGGGAAAATTCTTTACAGTTTCAAAATTCATTAATACAATGCTATACTGTCCAATGCCCATTGTTAAATCTGTATCGAATCACTACTACTGATTTGCATAGAATGACGTTGTCAATACCAACAAGGAGCCATGATCACTTAAGACACTATGGTATTTCTATAGCACTATGCATATTGCCAGCAACActttgaatatacatgtaacaatttCCATATCCATGTATATTGTCAGCAGCATTTTGTGTATTACCTacatcaatttgcatattgcttgTACTATTTTGCATATTCCCTGCAGCTCaataaatatctatttttcaTAGTAGTCACAGTATGCATATTCATTGAAGCACAAAAAGATACCATTTGCAGCACTTTAATGCGAGCATCTCCTGCTGCACTAAAGATGTTATCTGCAGCACTACAGATAACCCCTGCTACATTCAAGATATCATCTATAGTACTATAGATATATCTTACAGCACTAAAGATATTTAATCTGCAGCACTGAAATATCATTTGTAGCACTATGAATATCCCCTGCAGTACTAAAGATATTATCTGCAGCACTACAGATATCCCCCACCAGCATTACATATCATAGTACTACAGATGATATTTAATGCTGGTGGGGATATCTGTAGTCCATAGTATGGATATACCTTACAGCACTAAAAGTATTATCTGCAGCATGTTGTAACTCATCCCCTGGTAAGCAAATATTATCTGAAACACTAAATATATTATCTGCAGCACTGCTGACATCCCCTAGTAAGTGGATATTGTCTGCAACACTAAAGATATCTTCATTCAGATACCTTATTCTAGTTTTACACATTATCATTTCAGAAGTTTTATATGTGCCACCATCATCTATCATAAAATGTTAGTTAACGAATGGGAGATACCGGTACACAGCTTTATCTAAAGAAATCACTTCATGCATACACTAGGTATACTAAGTGTCTGAGAATTAACAACATTTCTTCTTATTTCTTCACCAATTTCTATTCACTAATCAATTGGACATGATTGCATCAAAATAGATGTGTCTGTTACAAACACACTTGtaaaggtatttttttttttttttttttattttttttttttattatttattgtaaaggtatttaaaaaaaaaacaaccttaAGAATGAAGGtgtgtttcagttgaatatgaaATGGAAAACCAAATAAGAATTTTCTTCAACTTTTGAATATCAAAGATGTAAGGTCTATTGCAGACTGTAGGATACGTTGTgctgttcagccctatcaggcttcttaaacactggctgatagcgtggtaCAAATGTCTgcatcttacagactaggtTTATTGATGCTATTGGATACCACTGTTGCTAGAACACAAAACAACTATCAAATcagttaaccctttcattcctagaggcgacattggaataaatagaaacttgattgtaagaacattttctaaaatttaagaatattacttcattgggaagtaatatttcttgaattctgatctaaaataaagttgatctttttccacaaattacagagaaacaagaatttttgttcaaaaattttggcgggaaagtttctagtcctgaaagggttaaattaGTTCTCCTTCAAAGTCTTAATGAATTCACTGAATGATTTGTCATtgaagtggcacaagctgagtttattaGCTTTTTGACtacagtgaaaatacttacataaaaaccATAATGAATATATACTACTTTGTAGTGTAGTGTTTGGTATGTTGATGATTGTCATGGTATTTTGGTGTTGTTAGCACACTTGATTAACATGATACTATAGTGACATGTactcaaaatatatcatatcaacaaatcatttatgtaatatttctaaATACTAGGTTTGAGTTCTGCCAGTAACAAATGATGGTTAAACATGCTTCAAATTCAGTAATTAGAGTACAACAGGTACACAgcaacaatttaaaaaaaaaaaaaaaaaaaaaaaagaagaaagaaagaaagaaagaaagaaagaaagaaagaaagaaagaaagaaagaaaaaggaaaaaaaatctgtataaACTCACCTTGTGCCCCTtcaaataataacagaactccatgaAAAATCTTGCTTGGAACAATACATTTCGAATCATGCATGAATTTGCTAAGGGTAGCAAATGAGTAAAATTTCTGACATCCCCACTTAATTTACCCCCAAAATAATGGTATAACATAATTAAACATATCACAACTAAGTGCAATCCTCAACACCTTTCTAACTCtagctttaaaaaaattaagataAAACAGAAAAGTCAAGTCATATGAAAGAGAAATGTAGATAAAACAATCACCAAAAAGACCTAACATGTCATCAGCTTGCTAAATCAAATGAATTACAAAGGTTTGAATGTACAAACAGTTAAAGTCTTTAGCATTGAGCATTCAATCTTGGTCGataatcctcatcagaatggaATTTGTTATTCTAATGAGAATTGTCAATCTAGACAGATCAAAGTATAATACTAATAACTTGAACTGAGAGTGAATTATAGCATTTGTTATTCAACCAACATAATCACATATACTTTTTTGACTGCATACATTTTCTGCAGGAGAAAGTGAAGCACCATTTTAAAATTGAAGTATCAAAATGGAGTTGCATTTTTGGCTTTTAAAAAATTCTAAATAAAGAGTAAAGGACACGACAATCTTGTCTTTGATTGGATATGTTCACTATTGATATAGGGAAGACCAGGTTGCTGTTGATGAAACTACACATGTAATAGCTTGTCATTGTAGACATATTGGGGTGAAGGTCTCCTTCTCCTGAATGGATTCAACCAACAGCATGTCCATCCACCTCCCCAGACTTGTTGAAATGATTCATAGGCAGTTAAATCACCCTTGCCGTGGCTGTGGCTGTGGTCACTGGACagagaaaataacaaaacatatcaaaCTGTAGAACAATAAACACatttctgtatctgtataaataCTGGAAACTAGCTCACTACTGAGCAAAattttttcagtcattttaaatTCACATGATCAAGAAAAGTTATGACTATAAACAAGAAAGTCAATGAGTTGTAGTATGTCATATGTCAAGATTAATAGACTCAAATTTGGTGTGGTCCCTGAAcagaaaataacacaaaacatgTCAAACTTGACATCCTTGCTTTGTTGTGGTCTCTGTACAGAGAATATCAAGACATATCAAACTATATAACTATGGATAGAAAATTTGCACAGATGTCAGACAAATGCTTTAGGATGAAAATTAGACTCAAACTGGTACTGATACAAATAATACACATGATTACTATTTACCATTTTGGTAACATGGATTTTCATAAGAGTACAAACATGATAACATcggtgtaggcacttgaatggagttgCTACAAATTACATCTCCACAGTTAAGatgcaaattgtgaaattttacaacaaatatggctgccattcatcCACATGCATAcgtctcacatagtatgttaaCTTTGTGCAtgtcagagatatgagggtgaaggcacacatgcatgtatggaACCCAACGTAATAGCCCCTTGCGGATGGTGCCCATTGGAGGCTTAAAACTTTATACATCATGCAGACAGAAAAGTATGTTTTAACTTACTCATCTTGGAAACCATATTTATAGTATTGTGCTGATTCAATAATTTGTTCTAACGTTGTCCGATTCTGCAAATAAaagatatacatttttgaacaTCAATTAGAATACTTCATTGCAAAATATGTAATGATTACAGCTGTATAATACATACTAGCATTTGCATACACTCTGTATTTAATGTGTAGCGTTCATATACACTCTGTATTCCATGTATGCTAGCATTCATATACACActgcattacatgtatatgctagCATTCAAACACACTCCATATTCCATGTATGCTTTCATTCATATCCACAGTAGTCTGTTTATGCTAGCATTCATATCCACACAGTAGTCTATGTGTATGCTGGCATTCATCTCACACAGTTGTCTATGTGTATGCTAGCATTCATATCCACACAGTTGTCTATGTGTATGCTAGCATTCATATCCACACAGTTGTCTGTGTATGCTAGCATTCATATCCACACAGTTGTCTATGTGTATGCTAGCATTCATATCCACACAGTAGTCTGTTTATGCTAGCATTCATATCCACACAGTTGTCTATGTGTATGCTAGCATTCATATCCACACACTGTTGTCTATGTGTATGCTAGCATTCATATCCACACACTGTATGTGTATGCTAGCATTCATATCCACACAGTTGTCTATGTGTATGCTAGCATTCATATCCACACAGTGTCTGTTTATGCTAGCATTCATATACACAGTAGTCTACGTGTATGCTAGCATTCATATCCACACACTGTCTATGTGTATGCTAGTATTCATATCCACACACTGTCTATGTGTATGCTAGTATTCATATACACACATTGCAAAATTCAGatttgttgtggttgttgtttgGATTTCATACGATGAgttcacccatcaactaggtatacaCATTATACAAGCCATGAACTGTCTGCAGAGTGATCAGCAGATATACAAAGATTTTCTGGGGTTGTTTTTGCACCATAACTGGGGAATTATCATTAATGTCTGGCAGTTCAGAAACTTTATGGTTTCCAActcaaaaattaaatttcacAGTTATATTCTTACCCAGTATACAGTTGACAAGAGTTACCACCTGTATGAAACAAATCATTAAAAGAACAACATCCAATAGAAACGCCACATATATACAAACTTACCCAGTAGATGTTGGCGACCTGAGTTACCACCTGTGTGAAACAAATCAATAATAGAACCACATCCAATAGAAACGCCACATACATAAACCATCGTGAGTATGCAAACATGAAAGTATTCTGAAAGGCAACAGAAACAATGTAATGTTAACAAATTAAAATCACATGAGATTCAATGTTTATTTGCAATCACATGACATTCCTTACTTTTGGTCACTTCAGATTTTATTGGAAAACTTATAAAGATCACTGAAATCTGATTTCTAGATAACCCAAATAAAGAAGAACTGACTATGTCAGTCTACATCCCTTTTTGTGTATCTATTATAGAAAGAAAATCACTGGGGATGGCAACAACTACATCCATAAATTCATGCCCCTATTGACATTTGggatattgacctttgacccaagtAGGAAATACAACTGTCACTTGATAATTTGTACTGCCTGGCAGTGATGTTCTTTGATTACAGTTTTATCAACATATGTGATATTAAAATGGATCAAGTACACCTTAATCTGTCTGCTGACATACACACATCAGACATACGCTTGcttcaatgacatcatttacGTGCATACAAACATCAACTTACACACTGACAGATGTATGTGTTACTTACAAAACTCTCTCATGTCATCAGAAATGCAAAATATCGACTAAATTACATCAGGGGCAAAGGTCAATAATCTGGTCTACTTCAAAATTGTCAAAGTGGGCatggaatttacaaaaaaaactttcCGAGTATTCACAACGAGTTCAATGACATAATCTGTTCTGTATTACAAAAATCATCAAATGCTAGGAACAATGTCAGAATCTACCAAAGATTGTAACTGAGCGCTTCAGGAATTCTTTTTTACCACAGACAATAAGAATTTTTAATGACCAGTGTTGAGCTGCAGTGCAGTGATCTTGTGGGTTTGAGTTTTAAATTATTGTAGTTGTTTAAatttaacattacatgtatgtgtatcttgTTGTGTATCTGTtataattgtatcatttttgtattttgtgggATTGTTGTACTGCTGGCAGTTTCCCAATTTCCCCTTGTGGGATcaataaagtatttattttatcattatatgtacatgatgtagacTGAAAACTTATTAAAAATAGacacaaatattttatgttttatcaaCTGCTTTGAATAAACTTTTAATTAAATTGACAGTACCAGAACAGCATATGTCAGTGAATTACATTACAACCTCCATGTTCTCTTCCAGCATCATGGTCTAAAAAATGCACCATGGTGACATTTTATATCATTCTCTCAAAACTATTTTCCTTTGTATTAGTTTTGTCTGGTTTGACACTGTCTATGCACATATACACAATTCTCACAGTTAGAATATACAGTATTCACTAGTGAGGGCagtagacaaaataaaatgtagtcTATAGGATTCTATATACCAGGACTTCCTTAGGAAAACAATCCTACACTACTTTTACGTTTTTTACCTATGCCAAGTATGTAGTACTCTAGTCGGCAAATGTCAATGGCTGATGTTTATTTACTTATGATCAGTTTCCATGTTTGTATTCTATATGTAACTGGTGTAAAACAAgatgtctctctctctgagaAGGCTAGGTGAAAGGCTCAGATTATTTGTATCGAATTGGGACTTCAATGAATACATCTTGGGCTTCCAGAGTATCTACTTGCTGACTTCCCTACTCTTtcatgtattactattacaaCATGTGTTTATATGACATTACATCAACAGCTGCACAGcccactcattcactataggcCATACCATATTTGTGATAGTTGAAATAATCTCAGTCATTGAATTTGATACTTTAAAACAACAGAACGTAAACTCTGTAGCCAGCTGACAGTCAACTATTAAtgtgaataatttgtatttgtatttctttgtatgcatgcatttgACTTTACTTACCATATCACAGATGTCTTCTCTACATGGGTCAAAGACATAGAAATGGCAGATGGTGATAATTAATGCATAGAAGCTCATCAAGGCAccataaaataccaataatacAAATATCCACTTATTATCTTCTCCAACACAGTTATTTATCctggaaaataaacaaaataaatgtatgttgcAATTATATGGCTTAAACTTGTATTGCAACAGCCTGCCTATTGTGGCTATTATACTTTCTGCTCTATTGTGTGTGCTTAAATATTTAGTTTATATTCCTATAAAAATGACCGACATTTGTACC
The Glandiceps talaboti chromosome 6, keGlaTala1.1, whole genome shotgun sequence genome window above contains:
- the LOC144436044 gene encoding palmitoyltransferase ZDHHC21-like — encoded protein: MNIQGYPTNQVSTFLLAAQKTVPNIKKLPCGLTFVQDPEITGYMCLGFIVFGLSYGVFIIPPLAIFPMHQQGQISTLVVIGYFTVTLCTFVSLFRSVTSDPGRIPLDTRPTSAENINWSHCQKCFIQRPIKSHHCRRCGQCIRQMDHHCPWINNCVGEDNKWIFVLLVFYGALMSFYALIITICHFYVFDPCREDICDMNTFMFAYSRWFMYVAFLLDVVLLLICFTQVVTQVANIYWNRTTLEQIIESAQYYKYGFQDDDHSHSHGKGDLTAYESFQQVWGGGWTCCWLNPFRRRRPSPQYVYNDKLLHV